The segment CACTTTGGCGTTGTTCGTGTATGACTCGACCCAAAGTGGCCGAAATCTCGTCGCTGAGCACCATCTGGGAAAGACCCTCATCAGGATAAGTTATGGCCAGAAGCTCGCTAAGCTCCCCGCGCGGACTGCCAATCGGCGTTGGTTGTCCTCGGGGAACCTGCTTCGACCGGCTTTTGTCGATCAGGTCTCTGAGCTCTAGCGCAACTTTTGAATGGCCTCGCCGGGCAGATTGGGCGGCAAGCTGAAGTGCCACGCTGTAAAACAGATCTTCGTCCCCAGAGGCATGCGCGCGAAGGAGGGCCTTGACTTGATCGCTTGGTCCGGGCACGTTGCCTCCTTTCGGCCGAATTTTTCAATTCTCGATGAGATGCCTGCTCAAGGATCACTCAGTCTGGCTATCCTCTCATGTAAGAAGTTCCTGTTGATTTAGGCGTCGCCGCGTGGGCCCGATTCCCGGGGAATCGCTCATTTGGGACATGTTACGGATGTCGTTTGACGATGCGGCACACCGTGCTCCGGTCGACCTTGAATAGTTCGGCGATCTCGGCCGTGGTGTTGTTGTCCCCCCTTATATAGGGAGACGTGCGCGGAGCGGCCTTTGGCTTTGGCGACTTGCATGCCTTCGCGGGTGCGGGCGCGGAGGAGGTCGGATTCGACCATGGTCAGGATGTGAAGAGCATCCGGCCGACGGGGTCGGTCGGATCGTGGACGGATCAGCCGATGCTGAGCTTCACGGTTCGTTTGGTGAGGTCCTCGATGATGTCCCGAGCGTCGGGCAGGGAGCGGGCGAGCCGGTCGAGTTTGGTGACAACGAGGGTGTCGCCGGCCCGGACGGCGGTGAGGGCTTCGCGCAGCCCAGGTTGTGACTGGTAGTTGGAAATCCCGGGGCCAGGACGACACCGTGAGGGTTCGGCGTCGGCTGGCGGGTGCCCGATAGCCGGTCGTTCAGCGGCGCAAGAGCTACTCATAATTTTCGGATTTCGATCACCGTATTTCCGCAGCCGGCTGATTCCCGTAAGACCGCCCGAGAAAATGCCCGGTGGCGGGGGGGCGAATTTCATCGGTCGACGCAACAAATGGACTAGACAGGGTTGTTTGTCCCCGTCTGTTAGAGGCTACGCCACAGCCGCTTTTGGTGCTTTGTGCTCGGCCCTGAATCGTTCAGCGGGGGTGTCGTAGTTGAGGTTCTTTCTGGGGCGGGTGTTGAGTTCCCGCATCACGTGATTGACGTGTCTGACGCTGTGAACGGCCAGGTTGGTGCCCTTGGGAAAGTACTGACGGACGAGCCCGTTGAAGTTCTCGTTCGCGCCTCGTTGCCATGGGCTGGAGCGTTCGGCAAAGAACACCGGAATCCCCGTGGCCTCGGTCAATGCCTCGTGGCTGGCCATTTCCACTCCCTGGTCCCAGGTCAAAGTGCGTTTCAGGGACGGCGGCAACACGGCGAATGCGCTGGCGATCGCAGCGTTAACGCTTGCGGCGGTGTGGTCCCGGGGCAGATTGACGATCATTCCGTATTGGGTTTTGCGTTCCCTCAGGGTCACCATTGCCGAGACGGATCCGACACCTACGATGAGGTCCCCTTCCCAATGGCCTGCTTCCAAGCGGGTTCCAACTTCGGCCGGCCGCTGGTCGATCATTCTCATGTTGCGGATCCGCGAGCCTCGATTCGTGCGGGTGTGCCAACGGGTCTTGCGGATTCGCCTGCCGGTGCGCAGCCTGGCGGCGTAGCGTTTATGCAGGCCCTGGCCTTGAGGCAGCAGCAGTGACCGGTAGATCGTTTCGGGGCAGATCCGTAGTTCTTGGTCCTCGGGGTAGGTCTTCTTCATCCAGCCGCTGATTTCGTCCGGGGACCAGCAGCGGTTGAGCTTGCGTTGCACGAGCCCGCGCAGACGGGGATCGGCAACGAGCTTATGGACCTTCGGGCGAGATCGTTGCAGGCGGGCGTCGTGGTCGGCCGTGCGGGGGAGATAGCGGCCTTCGGCGTCCCGGTGGCGGTCCAGCTCGCGTTTGATGGTGGAGGGCTGACGTCCGAGCTCATAAGCCACTCGCCGCATGGAGAATCCCAGGTTCAGCAGGTCGGCGATCTGCAGGCGTTCCCGGACATCTAGGTATCGGCCCGTCGCTACCTGCGGGGGCTTCAGGGAGGGGATCTGGTAGTTGTTGGCGCGCCGGAGTGAAGTGCCTGTTCGCCTATGCATACCCAGAAGTCTGCACGCCTCGGCGTTGCTCTTGCCCTCGCGCATCATTTGCCAGTACTTCGTGTCCCGTTCGGCCCGCCGTTGTTGAGCCTCGGAAACCGTTGAAGCCACGACCTGTTCCGCGTAGCGGTTCGAGGACAGGGCTGCAGCGTGTTGGGCCGCAGCGGCAGCATTTCTTTCCTTCGCCAGTCGTGCGAGCCGTTCGCGTTCAAAACCGCGGCAGCGCCGGTCCGTCAACCGCAGAAGCACCTGGCATCGCGTCAAGGTAGCCTTCGAGCCCCGGAGTTGGTCGAACCGGATCTGGATCCACCGATATGCCGTCGAACGGCTCACCCCGCCGGCAAGGGCTGACCGTTCAAGGCTGATTCCGTCCTCGAACGCTGCCCAGAATTTGGCTTCGCTCTCGACGTTTGTCTGAAGATGATGGCGGCCTGTGGCCCCGTCAACCGCAGCCTCCCAGGCCGGGAGCCGGGAGGTATCGAATCCGAGCGCCGCCGTCGCCTCCACCGGACTCAATCCATCACCGCGGAGGCCCAGATAATTCTCGCGCAACCAGCGGTAGCCGACTTCCTTGTTGATTCCGGCCGCGCGGGCGGAAGGCTTGAGACCATTTCCCTGCTTGATCGAAGCCAAAAAGCGGATCCCCGTTGGGGAAGAGGAGCTCAAATACATGACAGATTCACCTTGGAATAGGTGTTGCTTCGATCGACAGAATCTCCCGGGGGACAAACGATACTTTCAACACCATGATCGGAT is part of the Arthrobacter methylotrophus genome and harbors:
- a CDS encoding IS30 family transposase, which produces MASIKQGNGLKPSARAAGINKEVGYRWLRENYLGLRGDGLSPVEATAALGFDTSRLPAWEAAVDGATGRHHLQTNVESEAKFWAAFEDGISLERSALAGGVSRSTAYRWIQIRFDQLRGSKATLTRCQVLLRLTDRRCRGFERERLARLAKERNAAAAAQHAAALSSNRYAEQVVASTVSEAQQRRAERDTKYWQMMREGKSNAEACRLLGMHRRTGTSLRRANNYQIPSLKPPQVATGRYLDVRERLQIADLLNLGFSMRRVAYELGRQPSTIKRELDRHRDAEGRYLPRTADHDARLQRSRPKVHKLVADPRLRGLVQRKLNRCWSPDEISGWMKKTYPEDQELRICPETIYRSLLLPQGQGLHKRYAARLRTGRRIRKTRWHTRTNRGSRIRNMRMIDQRPAEVGTRLEAGHWEGDLIVGVGSVSAMVTLRERKTQYGMIVNLPRDHTAASVNAAIASAFAVLPPSLKRTLTWDQGVEMASHEALTEATGIPVFFAERSSPWQRGANENFNGLVRQYFPKGTNLAVHSVRHVNHVMRELNTRPRKNLNYDTPAERFRAEHKAPKAAVA